One Maribacter cobaltidurans genomic window carries:
- a CDS encoding TraQ conjugal transfer family protein, whose amino-acid sequence MKFNTPQRIVAIGSLCIIFIIACSKDFEGIVQDPFDFTFDGNNEENGFVFEAARTDFSLEPERMVSTVSYFMKYNILDGKGYYLGTENDTIRENDTILVKDFDLSYRYMPIDTGMHKVKVLAWDSNQLQKELELAYNVKYASFSFLLGKGTGDFIINSRNPVNVTLLRDKNTVAPDGESTEEFGITYQLEDGSGKLHLDDVTYDAGTPFKLPKGITEFGYLPETLGEHKLTMVARAPDGASLTNELLLTVGNVNFTFRATAASSQVELDTNLAINIDLQTQDGESEVTYDISHSFSSDSQGAGIVRDQNGGVMDPGTFRGIDPGNYNYTFEDDELGQRKIYFDIRDSNGQRKRDSVEIEIANIPFTFSGNSESNQVFVNQRTQLNFNIKSNGNTSNIDYFLTYDLEEGNGRVTGVNGNTIQNNTDYPVDLGNFPLFYTPETLGPHRINFLVTDNYGQAVGPVEIDLDANPLELEFNASANSNEVLVGQRGTISLSLIEQGDYDGVSYELNYFISGGDAQLYNGNSPIIPSQYFSVSPGSFAYDFVGEQAGTYEITFLLRDSNGQILEDKVTVVVGNNDFTVNMTPSKATEFSNIPVGMIVDIDELPEGANDSYIAFFSSSQNGAMSVNGITYGPGEQFPLGAGVNNISYTGSEPGQHNIVLSVESGSDVTRTANSTITFDQVDFTFTGGTQKSDITVGETTGLNFNISESVGSSDYTMRFSMNGNALIRDNNGIEVSPGNSYDVNTGNFNWTLEGTSESTVRMAFTVRNDTGLEKTVDITVNVAAKDYTFTASGTLQQAYTGEQVDMNFNISEIGIGGDTYGMYFSASGNNGSFEYEGTSYSAGESFNVPVGAFSGKYVGTTEGSHVITFTVRSSSDVEKTASVNINYERYEEPFELTVSQAPGERLEEEPFNITVITNAIGTHDPAVTYQMTFSFNGNRVGYFFYGGNRYDEGETIPLNYGSTNLTFYPETSNTFTIDFEVENSTGHSKSGSTFVDTLGRPVALVKGEKHNVSCGGLNGCDYQVRIYTCFDIECSEAYGGATLDQVEIRIFNRSTNRWDTRLFNYNEASGDGVDRYFMLEEEARESRLKYLDQDFEVRVRDTNGQWSDKVRGRVVRV is encoded by the coding sequence ATGAAATTCAATACCCCACAACGCATAGTCGCCATAGGTTCGCTATGCATAATATTTATAATTGCCTGTAGCAAGGACTTTGAAGGAATAGTGCAGGATCCCTTCGATTTCACCTTTGATGGTAACAACGAGGAAAACGGTTTTGTATTTGAAGCTGCAAGAACGGATTTCAGCTTGGAACCAGAGCGGATGGTCTCCACCGTTTCCTATTTCATGAAATATAATATCCTTGACGGAAAAGGCTATTATTTAGGTACGGAAAACGATACCATCCGCGAAAATGACACCATTTTGGTCAAGGACTTTGACCTATCCTACCGGTATATGCCCATCGATACGGGTATGCATAAAGTCAAGGTATTGGCCTGGGATTCAAACCAATTGCAAAAGGAGTTGGAGTTGGCCTACAATGTCAAGTACGCCAGTTTCAGCTTTCTCTTGGGAAAGGGTACCGGGGATTTCATTATCAATAGTCGGAATCCCGTAAATGTAACCTTGCTACGGGACAAGAACACGGTAGCTCCGGATGGGGAATCGACCGAGGAATTTGGGATTACCTACCAACTGGAAGATGGTTCTGGCAAGCTCCATTTGGACGATGTTACCTACGATGCGGGAACCCCGTTCAAGTTGCCCAAGGGCATTACCGAATTTGGCTACCTTCCAGAAACCTTGGGCGAGCATAAATTGACCATGGTTGCCAGGGCTCCCGATGGGGCGTCCCTGACGAACGAGCTGCTGCTGACAGTCGGAAATGTCAATTTCACGTTCAGGGCGACGGCGGCATCCTCACAAGTGGAGCTGGACACCAATCTAGCAATCAATATCGATTTGCAGACACAGGACGGGGAAAGCGAAGTTACCTATGATATTAGCCATTCCTTTTCTTCCGATAGCCAAGGCGCGGGAATCGTACGGGACCAAAATGGCGGGGTCATGGACCCCGGGACTTTTCGCGGCATCGATCCCGGCAATTATAACTATACTTTTGAGGACGATGAATTGGGGCAGCGCAAAATCTATTTTGATATACGAGACAGCAATGGCCAGAGGAAAAGGGACAGTGTCGAGATCGAGATTGCCAACATTCCCTTCACGTTTAGCGGAAATTCGGAAAGCAACCAGGTATTCGTAAACCAACGGACACAGCTTAATTTCAACATCAAATCGAACGGCAACACATCCAATATCGATTACTTCCTGACCTATGACCTAGAAGAAGGAAACGGAAGGGTTACTGGGGTCAATGGAAATACCATTCAGAACAATACCGATTATCCGGTCGACTTGGGTAATTTCCCATTGTTTTATACGCCCGAAACCTTGGGCCCGCATCGCATCAATTTTCTCGTTACGGACAATTACGGGCAAGCGGTCGGACCCGTCGAAATCGATCTGGATGCCAATCCACTTGAACTGGAATTCAATGCCTCGGCCAATAGCAACGAGGTATTGGTAGGCCAGCGTGGTACAATTTCATTAAGCCTTATCGAACAAGGGGATTACGATGGGGTTTCCTATGAGTTGAACTACTTCATTTCAGGTGGTGACGCACAATTATACAATGGAAATTCGCCAATAATCCCTAGCCAATATTTTTCGGTAAGTCCGGGAAGCTTTGCGTATGATTTCGTCGGGGAACAGGCAGGAACCTACGAAATAACCTTTTTGCTTCGTGACAGCAACGGTCAGATCCTTGAAGATAAGGTTACCGTCGTTGTCGGGAATAACGACTTTACGGTCAATATGACCCCATCCAAGGCTACGGAATTTTCCAATATTCCGGTAGGTATGATCGTGGATATCGACGAACTGCCCGAGGGAGCGAACGACAGCTACATAGCGTTCTTCTCCTCCAGCCAAAACGGGGCGATGTCCGTAAATGGTATAACCTACGGTCCGGGGGAACAATTTCCCTTGGGCGCCGGGGTCAACAATATTTCCTATACCGGATCGGAACCCGGACAGCACAATATTGTCCTCAGTGTCGAATCAGGATCGGACGTTACCCGCACGGCCAACTCTACCATCACTTTTGACCAGGTCGATTTTACCTTTACCGGGGGCACCCAAAAATCGGATATAACCGTGGGGGAAACCACCGGTCTCAATTTCAATATTTCGGAAAGTGTCGGGTCTTCGGATTACACCATGCGTTTCAGTATGAACGGGAATGCGCTTATCAGGGACAACAATGGTATAGAGGTAAGCCCAGGAAACAGTTACGATGTCAATACGGGCAACTTTAACTGGACGCTCGAAGGAACCAGTGAAAGTACGGTTCGAATGGCTTTCACGGTCCGAAACGATACGGGATTGGAGAAAACTGTGGATATTACGGTAAACGTGGCGGCCAAGGATTACACCTTTACCGCATCGGGCACATTGCAGCAAGCCTATACAGGGGAACAGGTGGATATGAACTTCAATATTTCCGAAATCGGAATCGGTGGGGATACCTACGGGATGTATTTTTCGGCAAGCGGCAACAATGGTTCTTTTGAATATGAGGGCACTAGCTATTCCGCTGGAGAAAGTTTTAATGTACCTGTGGGGGCATTTTCGGGAAAGTATGTCGGAACGACCGAAGGCAGTCATGTCATAACGTTTACGGTACGCTCTTCATCGGATGTGGAGAAAACGGCCAGCGTCAACATCAACTATGAAAGGTACGAGGAACCATTCGAGTTGACCGTTAGTCAGGCTCCAGGGGAACGTTTGGAAGAAGAACCTTTTAACATCACGGTCATTACTAATGCCATAGGCACTCATGACCCGGCCGTGACCTATCAAATGACATTTTCTTTCAATGGAAACCGTGTCGGTTATTTCTTTTATGGTGGGAATAGATATGATGAGGGGGAGACAATTCCGTTGAACTACGGGAGTACCAACCTTACTTTCTATCCAGAGACCTCAAATACGTTTACCATTGATTTTGAGGTGGAGAACTCAACGGGGCATTCCAAAAGCGGAAGCACATTTGTTGACACTTTAGGAAGGCCCGTGGCATTGGTCAAGGGGGAAAAGCACAATGTCAGTTGTGGGGGATTGAACGGTTGTGATTATCAAGTCAGGATCTATACCTGTTTTGATATCGAGTGTTCGGAGGCCTATGGCGGTGCTACGTTGGATCAAGTGGAAATCAGGATATTCAACCGGAGTACCAATCGGTGGGATACCCGCTTATTCAATTACAATGAAGCCTCGGGCGATGGGGTGGATAGGTATTTCATGTTGGAAGAGGAAGCCCGTGAAAGCCGTTTAAAATATCTTGACCAGGACTTTGAGGTCAGGGTCAGGGATACCAATGGCCAATGGAGTGACAAAGTAAGGGGAAGAGTGGTCAGAGTTTGA
- a CDS encoding M90 family metallopeptidase — MIYTIIFGLILALAVYYFSGIGKKKVKPFPNHWHPLLMDHVLFYRKLPKSEQAVFQQRMMQFLSEVSIDGVQLELQELDKILIAASAVIPVFGFEEWHYTNLSGILLYPDHFNEDLEFDSKGLLRNIGGLVGNGRFEKQMILSKKALYHGFANTTDKSNTGIHEFAHLIDKIDDVTDGVPERLLKHQYAIPWLKLIHKEMEAISDNHSDIRKYGGTNEAEFFAVASEYFFERPDLLKKKHPELYKMLVECFRQEPVVLEKQLQKVKVH; from the coding sequence ATGATTTATACGATTATATTCGGATTGATATTGGCGCTTGCCGTTTATTATTTTTCCGGAATAGGAAAAAAAAAGGTAAAGCCCTTCCCAAATCATTGGCATCCGTTGCTGATGGATCATGTACTCTTTTACCGGAAACTTCCCAAAAGTGAACAGGCAGTTTTTCAACAACGAATGATGCAGTTTTTAAGCGAGGTTTCCATCGACGGAGTACAACTGGAGTTACAGGAACTGGACAAAATATTGATTGCCGCAAGTGCCGTGATTCCCGTTTTTGGTTTTGAAGAATGGCATTACACTAATTTAAGCGGTATACTTTTATATCCCGACCATTTTAATGAAGATTTAGAATTTGACAGCAAAGGACTACTGCGAAATATTGGCGGATTGGTCGGTAACGGAAGGTTCGAAAAACAGATGATTTTATCAAAAAAAGCGTTGTATCATGGCTTTGCCAATACGACTGATAAAAGCAACACCGGTATTCACGAATTTGCACACCTGATAGATAAAATAGACGATGTGACCGATGGAGTGCCAGAACGGTTATTGAAACATCAATATGCAATCCCATGGCTAAAGTTGATCCATAAGGAAATGGAAGCCATAAGCGATAATCATTCCGATATCCGAAAGTATGGCGGCACCAACGAAGCCGAGTTTTTTGCAGTGGCTTCTGAATACTTTTTTGAACGGCCCGATTTACTCAAGAAAAAGCATCCTGAACTCTATAAAATGCTGGTGGAATGTTTTAGGCAGGAACCAGTAGTTTTAGAAAAACAATTGCAAAAAGTTAAGGTCCACTAA
- a CDS encoding heavy metal translocating P-type ATPase, whose product METTTVLEQKDKTKKSDIKKSFPVTGMTCAACASSVESILSHTEGVNNAIVNFASSSVLVDYDENVTEEKLQNALRQVGYDIIINAEDPSEVQEELRQKHYYDIKNRTIWSAILTLPIFILGMFFMHWEPGKWISLVLTFPVLFWFGRSFFINAFKQAKHGKANMDTLVALSTGIAFLFSVFNTLFPEFWLSRGIEPHVYYEAATVIITFISLGKLLEERAKSNTSSAIKKLMGLQPKTLKIIEHGEEKEIPISSVQVGQTILVRPGEKIPVDGEVSKGSSYVDESMITGEPVPVEKSGGGKVFAGTVNQKGSFQFTAEKVGGETLLSQIIKMVQEAQGSKAPVQKLVDKIAGIFVPIVLGISIITFIVWMSVGDDNAFSQALLTSVAVLVIACPCALGLATPTAIMVGIGKGAENNILIKDAESLELGHKVNAVILDKTGTITEGKPLVTDIHWSENNKDTKKYKQILLAIEAQSEHPLAEAVVNLLKEEDIEQTEIDSFESITGMGVKAQAKNGSQYYVGNHKLMLEKNIQINASLMQTAESLEEQAKTVIFYGNDEQVLAILAIADKIKETSKKAIATLQERDIEVFMLTGDNNKTAAAVAQQVGITNYQGEVMPSDKAAFVEKLQADGKIVAMVGDGINDSHALAQANVSIAMGKGSDIAMDVAKMTLITSDLQSIPKALELSKKTVLGIRQNLFWAFIYNIIGIPIAAGVLYPINGFLLDPMIAGAAMAFSSVSVVLNSLRLKRVKL is encoded by the coding sequence ATGGAAACCACAACTGTTTTGGAGCAAAAGGATAAAACCAAGAAATCAGATATCAAAAAATCGTTTCCGGTCACGGGAATGACTTGTGCGGCCTGCGCATCAAGTGTTGAATCCATCCTGTCGCATACTGAAGGTGTCAATAATGCCATTGTTAATTTTGCGAGCAGCTCGGTACTCGTAGATTATGATGAGAACGTTACCGAAGAAAAATTGCAAAACGCTTTACGTCAGGTGGGCTATGACATTATCATAAATGCTGAAGACCCTTCGGAGGTACAAGAGGAGCTTCGGCAAAAGCATTATTATGATATAAAAAACCGTACTATCTGGTCAGCGATTCTGACCCTTCCCATTTTCATTTTGGGAATGTTTTTTATGCATTGGGAACCTGGAAAATGGATATCCTTGGTATTGACTTTTCCTGTTTTATTTTGGTTCGGTCGTAGCTTTTTCATCAATGCTTTCAAGCAGGCCAAACACGGGAAGGCGAATATGGATACCTTGGTCGCCTTGAGTACCGGAATCGCTTTTCTGTTCAGTGTTTTCAACACCCTCTTTCCTGAATTTTGGCTGAGCCGTGGTATTGAACCACACGTCTATTACGAAGCGGCCACGGTCATTATTACATTCATTTCCCTTGGAAAATTATTGGAAGAAAGGGCCAAATCAAACACCTCTTCGGCCATTAAAAAACTGATGGGATTACAACCCAAAACACTAAAAATCATTGAGCATGGGGAAGAAAAAGAAATTCCTATTTCCTCGGTTCAAGTAGGTCAAACTATTTTAGTTCGTCCAGGAGAAAAGATTCCTGTGGATGGGGAAGTTTCCAAAGGCAGCTCGTATGTAGATGAAAGTATGATTACAGGGGAACCTGTTCCCGTGGAAAAATCAGGTGGTGGAAAAGTATTTGCGGGTACGGTAAACCAAAAAGGAAGTTTTCAATTTACCGCTGAAAAAGTAGGTGGGGAAACCTTGCTATCCCAAATCATCAAAATGGTTCAGGAAGCCCAGGGAAGCAAGGCACCCGTTCAAAAACTGGTCGATAAAATTGCTGGAATATTTGTTCCTATCGTTTTGGGTATATCTATCATTACGTTCATTGTTTGGATGTCGGTAGGAGACGATAATGCATTTTCGCAGGCCTTATTGACCTCTGTAGCAGTATTGGTTATCGCTTGTCCCTGTGCATTGGGATTGGCTACACCTACGGCTATAATGGTGGGGATTGGCAAAGGTGCCGAGAACAATATCCTAATAAAAGATGCCGAAAGTTTAGAACTAGGACATAAAGTGAATGCGGTCATTCTTGATAAAACGGGTACCATTACCGAAGGAAAACCATTAGTGACGGATATTCATTGGTCTGAGAATAATAAAGACACGAAGAAATACAAACAAATTCTTTTAGCAATTGAAGCACAATCTGAACACCCTTTGGCGGAAGCGGTGGTCAACCTTTTGAAAGAAGAAGATATTGAACAAACTGAAATAGATTCCTTTGAAAGTATTACAGGTATGGGTGTAAAAGCTCAAGCAAAAAATGGTTCACAATACTATGTGGGAAACCATAAATTAATGCTTGAGAAAAATATTCAAATTAATGCTTCCTTAATGCAAACAGCAGAAAGCCTCGAAGAGCAAGCAAAAACAGTCATATTCTATGGAAATGATGAACAAGTACTGGCAATACTCGCCATTGCAGATAAAATTAAGGAAACTTCAAAGAAAGCCATAGCAACGCTTCAAGAAAGAGACATCGAGGTCTTTATGCTTACCGGAGATAACAATAAGACCGCAGCTGCAGTAGCACAACAGGTTGGAATAACAAATTACCAAGGCGAAGTAATGCCTTCGGACAAGGCAGCTTTTGTAGAAAAACTGCAAGCTGATGGAAAAATAGTAGCTATGGTTGGCGATGGCATCAACGATTCCCACGCCTTGGCGCAAGCCAATGTGAGTATTGCGATGGGTAAAGGTTCTGATATAGCGATGGATGTTGCAAAAATGACTTTGATAACTTCAGATTTGCAATCCATCCCAAAAGCATTGGAACTATCAAAGAAAACGGTTTTGGGTATCCGTCAGAACTTATTTTGGGCATTCATATATAATATCATTGGAATACCGATTGCGGCGGGCGTTTTGTATCCCATAAATGGGTTCTTATTGGACCCAATGATTGCGGGAGCAGCAATGGCATTCAGTAGCGTATCTGTCGTTCTAAATAGCTTAAGGCTTAAACGAGTAAAACTTTAA
- a CDS encoding thiolase family protein: MKNSKSEIWLIAGLRTPFAKVDKDFKDKDALHLSIPVVQEMIKRDSLSPNLFIWGSVAPNLGYSNLAREILMDAELDQSIPALTTIMACSTSMMAAIEAAGLISEEEVALVGGVESMSRVQLGLNQNFSDWLRRLFQSKTLADKFSKLKDLSFGDIRLFIPSVTNRTTGLSMGEHSEITTKRLNIDRERQDEIALNSHQNYIKGRNNGFFDDLILSLDGVEEDKIPRENTSLEQLAKLNPVFDKESGNGSLTAGNSSLLTDGAAGLWVCGSKAKEKFSDESYAVQLIDWEIAAVNIEKEGLLMATTFAIPRLMARHNLRYDNIDLWEVHEAFGSQVAANVQLLEDKNHLKKVGVSFDFGAFPWDHLNPNGGSIAIGHPFGATGARIINQSIKELAQMGPGKKAVVSVCADGGLGTVMLLES; encoded by the coding sequence ATGAAAAACTCTAAAAGTGAAATTTGGTTGATCGCCGGATTGAGAACACCTTTTGCAAAGGTTGATAAAGATTTTAAAGATAAAGATGCCCTTCACTTGTCTATTCCCGTTGTCCAGGAAATGATAAAAAGAGACTCTTTATCCCCCAATCTTTTTATTTGGGGTTCAGTAGCGCCAAATCTAGGTTATAGCAATCTTGCACGTGAGATACTTATGGATGCAGAATTAGATCAGAGTATTCCTGCGTTGACCACGATTATGGCCTGTAGCACCAGTATGATGGCAGCCATTGAGGCTGCTGGATTGATAAGCGAAGAAGAGGTTGCCTTGGTGGGCGGCGTTGAAAGTATGAGTCGGGTTCAACTTGGATTGAACCAGAATTTTTCCGACTGGTTACGGCGGTTGTTCCAAAGCAAGACCCTTGCGGATAAATTTTCAAAATTGAAAGATTTGAGTTTTGGGGATATACGTTTGTTTATCCCGAGTGTTACCAACAGAACTACTGGTTTGAGTATGGGCGAACATTCCGAAATTACCACAAAACGTCTTAATATTGATAGAGAGCGGCAAGATGAGATAGCCCTTAACAGCCATCAAAATTATATCAAAGGAAGAAATAATGGATTTTTTGATGATTTGATTTTATCGTTGGATGGAGTTGAAGAGGATAAGATTCCTCGGGAAAATACCAGTTTGGAGCAGTTGGCCAAACTCAATCCGGTATTCGATAAGGAGTCGGGCAACGGTTCATTGACTGCCGGAAATTCTTCCTTATTGACCGATGGTGCCGCAGGTTTATGGGTATGTGGTTCAAAGGCAAAAGAGAAATTTTCCGATGAATCCTATGCTGTTCAATTAATAGACTGGGAAATTGCCGCCGTAAATATTGAAAAAGAAGGACTGTTGATGGCCACTACATTTGCAATTCCCAGATTAATGGCCAGGCACAATTTACGCTATGATAATATAGATTTATGGGAGGTGCACGAAGCCTTTGGGTCACAGGTGGCTGCTAACGTTCAATTGCTTGAAGATAAAAATCACCTTAAAAAGGTGGGTGTTTCATTCGACTTTGGAGCGTTCCCTTGGGACCATCTCAATCCAAATGGAGGTAGTATTGCTATTGGTCACCCTTTCGGAGCGACCGGCGCAAGAATTATTAACCAATCAATCAAGGAACTGGCACAAATGGGACCCGGCAAGAAAGCGGTGGTCAGTGTCTGTGCCGATGGTGGACTGGGAACGGTGATGTTATTGGAATCCTGA
- a CDS encoding phosphatase PAP2 family protein: MARMIGVITQTIKRFAGRQSPGPAIDSGNPGGHWTLFLRIKEYQTRTSNYDAMPSGHVATFMATITVIATNYPEIKWIKPVGYTLMGIMAFEMMSSRVHWASDYPLGLFIGYVVGKAAANRRIKKIDTNDGLGWKKPESMRTEFVTGQLEGYTTLGIMFSF, from the coding sequence ATGGCACGTATGATCGGCGTCATCACACAGACCATCAAGAGGTTTGCTGGAAGGCAGAGTCCAGGCCCCGCCATAGATAGCGGAAATCCCGGCGGACATTGGACACTCTTCCTCAGAATCAAGGAATATCAAACAAGAACGTCCAACTACGATGCCATGCCCTCGGGCCATGTGGCGACTTTTATGGCGACCATTACCGTCATTGCTACGAACTATCCTGAGATAAAATGGATAAAGCCCGTTGGCTATACCTTAATGGGTATCATGGCCTTCGAAATGATGAGCAGCAGGGTACATTGGGCCTCGGACTATCCCTTGGGTCTTTTTATCGGTTATGTAGTAGGCAAGGCGGCGGCCAATCGACGAATCAAGAAAATCGATACAAACGATGGTTTGGGTTGGAAAAAACCAGAAAGCATGAGGACTGAATTTGTTACAGGTCAGTTGGAAGGTTACACAACTTTGGGGATAATGTTTAGTTTTTGA
- a CDS encoding GNAT family N-acetyltransferase, whose amino-acid sequence MKVAEKSKFYKTKLLWHRIRHGLFLFTLRNALTRIGLDIAPYYWYREIKNGAEKPEIRDSFKDYELCYIGLDEIGIMNNIMGLTTKELEQNLSMGQICIGLKRGKEIAALLFVDLQDFVFKGRSFKIKDKEGYLLNVYTFQAYRGKNLATYLRYHCFELLENYCVEELYSIVSYFNTSSIKVNKKLNAQKLKLYLYIGLLKRYHWNFLLKDYSK is encoded by the coding sequence ATGAAGGTAGCGGAAAAAAGCAAATTCTATAAAACGAAGTTATTGTGGCACCGAATACGCCATGGACTATTTTTATTCACCCTTAGAAATGCTCTGACCCGGATAGGATTGGACATCGCACCCTACTATTGGTATAGGGAAATAAAAAATGGAGCCGAAAAACCTGAGATTCGAGATAGCTTCAAAGACTATGAATTATGTTATATAGGTTTGGACGAGATTGGGATAATGAATAACATCATGGGGCTTACAACCAAGGAATTAGAGCAGAATTTAAGTATGGGGCAGATATGTATCGGTCTCAAGCGAGGGAAAGAGATTGCCGCCCTATTATTCGTTGATTTGCAGGATTTTGTGTTTAAAGGCCGCTCCTTCAAAATAAAAGATAAGGAAGGTTACCTTTTGAATGTTTACACGTTTCAGGCGTATAGAGGTAAGAACTTGGCTACCTACTTACGTTATCATTGCTTTGAACTTCTTGAAAACTATTGCGTAGAAGAACTTTACAGTATTGTCTCCTACTTCAATACGTCATCAATAAAAGTCAATAAAAAATTGAATGCCCAAAAGTTGAAACTCTATTTGTACATAGGATTGTTAAAAAGATACCATTGGAATTTTCTGTTGAAGGACTATTCCAAATAA
- a CDS encoding heavy-metal-associated domain-containing protein, translating to MKTIKFKTNINCGGCISKVTPFLNKQEGVESWEVDTTNADKILTIESDGASEEDVKATLQKIGFSAESVDVR from the coding sequence ATGAAAACTATAAAATTCAAAACAAATATCAATTGTGGCGGTTGCATCTCTAAAGTAACCCCCTTTTTAAACAAACAAGAAGGGGTCGAAAGTTGGGAAGTGGACACTACTAATGCTGATAAAATCTTGACCATAGAAAGCGATGGTGCTTCAGAAGAAGATGTAAAAGCTACTTTGCAGAAAATTGGGTTTAGCGCGGAAAGTGTTGATGTTCGTTAA